The DNA sequence TGTTAATTATTGgtttaatacattttttgaatgaGTTGTTATCGTCCTACCACGTTTAGAAGGTAGTAAACtgtcaatttatttgaaaacgagcgaggaaaaaaaaaggtttattttagtttgaaactgaaatttatttagcacaagaaaaaaatagatttgaagATTTCCGTTGAAACGTCTCGCTAGAATATGTTGTCCTGGTAATTGTTTttggtttattaaaaaaactccAATGCACGAGTGAGCAAGGCcttttattataaatataataaacctATGGTATATTTATGagcaaaatgggaaaaaaacccAGTTTCTCAGAAACTGTATTGAATTTACCTAAGGTATTGCGATAACAAAATCCTATGGTAAATAATAACAGTCGAGATAAGAAAAAGAAGGAATTGATGTTCGACTCGTAAGAAAGTCAGATTCGGATTAAATATTTGgtgaataagcaaaaaaaaaggctGACGATGGTTGTAATGATTGTATCTTCAGTGTGATGGGGTTTTCAATTTCTACCTTAGATAACGTTGTCTTTTACAACATTCAATATTCAAGTTgggagacattttttttcacgtttttcgGGAGGAGAGGAAAGATGTGGGATATACGTTTGGAAATTACGTTCTGTTATTCATCAGTGTATACTGACAGCTTTCTGCCAGCCGctacacatacacatacacacatacacaatACGAACGATTCTCTCCGCATCTCCTCCTCATTCTCTCGGACGATTCATCGCGCTCTTAGCCGGCGGCTTTAGCTTTAGTTCGTCTCAACCGTCTGGCTTCACTTACTCAGGAACCACGCAGCAGACAAGAAGCGGATTCGAGCCAAGGAAGCCAGATCACAGCAAGCCGTTTTGGTGGACTCCGATCATCCAAAGTGGGTGCCACAACATGcataagttttttgtttgtttttatttgcaaaatgaaAAACACATAATGTATGGTttaaaaaacaatgattttaatTGGTTGCTTCATTGAGATTTCACAATTATTAACATCACATTAACCACATTATCTATCCTCCTTTTGGAACGGCCAGCGCCGTTGAATACCCTTCCGGAAAGAGAACTATACCATCTCAGTTCACATCAAGTCCTCATTGAAAGGTTTCTTCTTCCGACGGTGAATATTCTGCAGGAGAAACGCTAACGGGGCGGAGCAGGTTGCAGGAGTTTTAAAGCACCGCCAATAGGGCCGATCGCATCGGATGGGATTAGGTTCTCCCCAGcgggtcaaattttttttggccgTCATTACTCCTATGCAAAATCGATGAGTATCTGAAAACGAAAAACGGTGTATAAGTATTGAAAGTATAAGGAGATTTTATCAACAACTTACGTGATGTGTCTAATGATTTCTGTTTTGCGgtatttatttatattagaaTCAGTTGAACAATAAATGTTACGTTTTAAAACCGGAATGAATAAAAAACCGCGAGAACAGAGACGGCTGGAACGCAATTCCAAAACACAAACTTTCCGGCTGTGGGCAGTGGTGCCAGGCATATCGCTTTTCCTATAATCTCATTGATGAACTTTGTAgacttttccaaatattttcataCATTAAAAAACCTGATCAATTCTTTTATGCAAAATCTTATTAAATAAGGGTGGTAGCAATATACTTTTCACTTATTCTCAAAAAGAGATACTGATCGGTAAGCCTATTGgtcatatatatatattttttcatattaataAATGCAggtgtttgaaaaactataacaTGGCATCTTGATAAACGAATGTGAAATATTGAATTCAACGCGTATTTTGGAAGTTTTTGCAAACATCTTAAAAACACGATTGCTGAcgaaaacattaataaaaacaGCTTCACTGAGAGTCTGAACTTAACACCTTAAGAATACTTAGTACGCATTTTATTCATACAAGAATGAATGTGGTGTAGTGTAATTAAGTCACCTTTGTTTTGTATGATGTAATATGTAGCTTCCAAATTTAATCATTGTCGTTGAAAGTATTCTAGAGTCGTAGGAAATTTCAAAGATATTTCCATAAATAAGTACTGATTTCTGtgttaaatcatttggcatatCTGGTCGgtgttcttttcatttttgacgtGCGTATGACAGAAGAAATGAACGTTAAGGATAATGGTTCGAAATCCTTTTAACGATTAAAGATAAATTAAAGGAAATCGTCCAACCATTCTATCATCTTTCCTGATACCATCACTTTTCCACAGGAACGTTCATGTTTCGTTCTTATCAATGTCGAACTAAAGTTTAATAAAACAGCTGCGTTTACAGATACAGTCACTATTTCTGAAGCCGTAGATGTTTCGTTTAGACTGTTTAAGCTatggttttttagtatgcgggtacCCTTTAGAGGTCCTGGACTACCAATTTGTCACTCCTGTCtaaaaaccgctatatctctattgttttacaaaatttacatttctcAGTTTACAGAAACCTCGTAACGtaactgaaatatatttttcagacaGTATTCAGCTACAAGACATCAGTTCGAacgttattcaaagttttttacaagtagttttattaaggcatttaactattaaagtttttttcagtATTCATTTCTCtttcaactataatcgaaacataaaaaaaaaatcttaatttataAATCTTCGTCTATGTAACCTCTTTTAGATAACAGATACAATTTAGTTATACATCTGTTTTATGTTAGTTTAGCTGTCGATTGAGACATATGTACGATGAATGcgataaaaattctacaaaaaatattactaTGCCATCTGTACCTACATATATGGTGAGTCAATTTTACAAACCAGCACGTCGGTCATTCGATGAGTTATTCGAAACTTGATAAGTCTTTAAAACGGTCTTTCGATCCCGCAACTTCGATACTAAACCATGTAGAATGAGCATATTTTACGTTCTATAGAACATGTAACATTTTGTATGCCAAAATATTAATTAAGAAAAGCAAGATGTgttgagatctggtgttatcccGATAAAAAAATAGCCAAATATCGACTTTCAAGAACCATTTTCCGGGAAATCGGGAGTTTTATATGGAATGTTTCAGAATTGGCTATTCAAAAACCTACTTAACTCAAAACTTACTTCAAATGACACGttaattattttcatgtttAGAAGTCATCTCGAACTTGCTTTTTCGATAGTTTATTTtacacaaagttttttttcatttatttttcgttaGATAATCCCGAAAATGGATTTTTAAGTATTTCGgcattaaaatatgattttccttgTTTCATGTAACCCGCAAATTGTTCAAGggtaaaaaatcaaactttaagcGTTTAGAGGCATCTTCATATATTTTACAAGCACAGAGCTTAACAAGTTACTATTGAATTTAATAGCATACCATAACGTTTTAATACCGTACCAGGTACCGACTTAACAGAAACCCAATTCATTTAATTAAACGTTTCCAGAAGTTCCAAATGATGATATTTATATTCTCTCCAACTTTTTTCTCCCCAACAGCGCGAACGTAAACAACGCAAGTTGTACTCGGACGATTGGGCGCTCGGCGATGATGACTATGAGGGTGCGCGGGGATTCAGCGTGGCTGAAAAGCTGGAATCGCCGCGTTTCGCGCAATCCGGAATGGTGCGCGAGATGAAAGGGAGTGATCTAACCGTGGCGTAAGTTTAAGAgagtttttttataaacatgtgTATCATCTATCTGTATGTTCGTTAAGGGGGTTAAGTGTGGTTCTTACTAAACATGTTCGTGCTTAGCGTCATAAATTAGGATAGGAGCTTCCACTCTCACTCTCAGCAGCTGAGCATCTTCCAGATTCAAAAATAGCACTTGCTTGTATTTGTTTACtaattataaaactaaaattatgaCTCAGTACTCAGTACGCTTCAAAGCTATTCGACTGCACTGCTTTCGTGTATTCAACCTTTGCTTAACTGTATTATTGTTCAAATGATTAGCGAAACTCGTTTTTCGATAACCAGTACCCTGATGCGTTAGTTGTTCTATTCTATATCGCTCGTTGGGCAGGCTCGATTAATGATTATCAGAAGGAATCATTggaataattatattttttatgttgctACCTAATATTAAACAAGTTACTTTTATacagaatttatttgaaaataataacggaCTAACCTGGTCATTTTCTCATTCTAGATTCCTCCAGCAGTATGGATTCAACATCCCGCTTATGTTCAAAGAAAAGGCTGGACTTGGTCTGCAGGTGCCATCGGCAAATTTCACAATCAATGACGTGCGGATGTGTGTCGGATCTCGGAGGGTTCTAGACGTGATGGACGTCAACACGCAGAAGAATGTCCAGATGACGATGAAAGAATGGCAAAAATACTACGAGGATTGTAGCAAGAAAAAACTACTCAACGTGATCTCACTGGAGTTTTCTCACACCAAGcttgaaaattatgttcaaaGTCCTAACATTGTGCGTCAGATTGACTGGGTCGATGTGGTCTGGCCAAAGCAGCTGAAGGAAGCCCAGATCGAAGCCACCAATGTACTTAATGAGATGATGTACCCGAAAGTGCAGAAGTATTGTCTGATGTCCGTTAAGAATTGTTATACAGATTTCCACGTGGATTTCGGTGGCACCTCAGTGTGGTATCATATTCTGAAGGGAAGTAAGGTGTTTTGGCTGATCCCACCTACGGAGAAGAACCTTCAGTTGTACGAAAAGTGGGTGTTGTCTGGAAAGCAGTCGGATGTGTTTTTCGGTGATACAGTTGAGAAATGTGCCAGGGTATACCTGACAGCAGGAAATACCTTCTTCATCCCTACTGGATGGATTCATGCAGTGTATACGCCAACTGATTCGCTGGTGTTTGGAGGGAATTTCCTACATTCTTTTGGGATtgtaaaacagttgaaaattgcGCAGGTCGAAGATAACACGAAAGTGCCCCAGAAGTTTCGCTATCcattttttaccgaaatgtTGTGGTACGTGTTAGCAAAATATGTGTACACGCTGTTAGGACATTCTCATTTAGAGGGTGAACCTGGACGAGAAGAAGAACTTTCCGACAAACCTCACGTGCATTTGACTCATTATGAGTTGTTTGGGTTGAAAGAAATCGTTATGTACCTGTACGATTTGCCTCCACAGAAGAAGAACGTACCGGACTTGATCAAAGATCCTGTTGCTTTGATAAAAGATGTTCGCACACTGGTTGAACGTCACTGCAAAGACAATCCAGAGCATGCAATTACTGGAATTCCGGTACTTCACCCAGATCTCAACAAGAGCAATAATTCTTACCTTCGAGAGCGTTATGAATACTACGCAGGTGATGACATGAAATCTCCAGATCCTCACGAGGAAGAAGGAGAAGGTTCTCGCCTTAGTCAAGATGATAATCATCTAGATGGTGTCGATCACCATTCACAAACAGAAGAACGACGAACACCACCATTGTCACACGAAAATACGGCCCGATCTCTCCTGGCGGCTTCCGAACACGAGGGACCAATGAATAACAGCAATGAAGGTTTGGTGGTGGCTCCGAACAATGACGATGATCGCAATTTTGTTTCCCCCCAACCTACTCGTCCTGGTGCACAAGGAAGTGGTGTTCGGGGTCCATACAAGAAAAACATTGGCAATAGCGGGAGCGGGGGTAACCGTTCGGGTAGTGAGAGAAGAGATGGTAACGGACCACGGCGCAGGAGAACACGGTGCAAAAATTGCGAAGCCTGTCAGCGGTCTGATTGTGGGGAGTGTAGTTTTTGTCTGGATATGGTGAAGTTTGGTGGCCCGGGGCGTGCAAAACAGACATGTATGATGAGGCAATGTCTGCAACCAATGCTTCCGGTTACCGCTCAGTGCATCCATTGTCATCTGGATGGCTGGCGGCAGGCTCCGATAACGGCACCTGCCCAGGCTAAATTACAAGCTCATATGCAGGAAGGTCCTTCATCCTTGATGGAGTGTTCAGTGTGCTACGAGATAGCTCATCCAGATTGCGCACAGCGATTAGCCCCGGAGGTTAATGGTATCATCAATGAGGATCTCCCAAACAGTTGGGAGTGTCCTAGTTGCTGTAAATCGGGCAAAAACACAGATTACAAAGTAGGTTTCATAGTTGGTCATAGCGTTAGACGAAATACCTAGTTCGTCATTGCATTCAGAAAGTTCTTCTAGAAACTTTGTATCAGTCATAATTCTTTCTTGGTCCTTCGAATTAAAAGCGATTAATATGATCTCTCTTATTTCAGCCTCGTCACTTCCGAGCTCGTCAAAAATCTTCCGAAATCCGTAGAATATCGGTCAGCAGTGACGCATCCTCGATTCACAACTTGGAAATTGGGCGAATAAGCGGAACGGTTATACAGCCACCACCGAATAGTAGCGGTGGCAATAGCAGTCTAGTAGGCGACATGCATCCGGTTGCTCCACGCTTCCAGAACGATATGCTTTATGATTTT is a window from the Uranotaenia lowii strain MFRU-FL unplaced genomic scaffold, ASM2978415v1 HiC_scaffold_78, whole genome shotgun sequence genome containing:
- the LOC129760831 gene encoding jmjC domain-containing histone demethylation protein 1 — protein: MSDKVSISPSKSRRQLRERKQRKLYSDDWALGDDDYEGARGFSVAEKLESPRFAQSGMVREMKGSDLTVAFLQQYGFNIPLMFKEKAGLGLQVPSANFTINDVRMCVGSRRVLDVMDVNTQKNVQMTMKEWQKYYEDCSKKKLLNVISLEFSHTKLENYVQSPNIVRQIDWVDVVWPKQLKEAQIEATNVLNEMMYPKVQKYCLMSVKNCYTDFHVDFGGTSVWYHILKGSKVFWLIPPTEKNLQLYEKWVLSGKQSDVFFGDTVEKCARVYLTAGNTFFIPTGWIHAVYTPTDSLVFGGNFLHSFGIVKQLKIAQVEDNTKVPQKFRYPFFTEMLWYVLAKYVYTLLGHSHLEGEPGREEELSDKPHVHLTHYELFGLKEIVMYLYDLPPQKKNVPDLIKDPVALIKDVRTLVERHCKDNPEHAITGIPVLHPDLNKSNNSYLRERYEYYAGDDMKSPDPHEEEGEGSRLSQDDNHLDGVDHHSQTEERRTPPLSHENTARSLLAASEHEGPMNNSNEGLVVAPNNDDDRNFVSPQPTRPGAQGSGVRGPYKKNIGNSGSGGNRSGSERRDGNGPRRRRTRCKNCEACQRSDCGECSFCLDMVKFGGPGRAKQTCMMRQCLQPMLPVTAQCIHCHLDGWRQAPITAPAQAKLQAHMQEGPSSLMECSVCYEIAHPDCAQRLAPEVNGIINEDLPNSWECPSCCKSGKNTDYKPRHFRARQKSSEIRRISVSSDASSIHNLEIGRISGTVIQPPPNSSGGNSSLVGDMHPVAPRFQNDMLYDFASTGSAVIVGGNGGNILLERKPKIKDEDMSSGSEHEGQKMM